The following DNA comes from Rosa rugosa chromosome 5, drRosRugo1.1, whole genome shotgun sequence.
GGTGCCTTTTAGAAAAATTTAGACAGAAAAAATACCTCAAAAAGTAAAATACAAACATAGGCAGCATCAGGAACTTCTGATGTTTAGAACCGCAAATGAATAAAGAACTATTACAAATCACTATGCTTTATAACACCCTAAATCAAACCCAGAAGCTTTCTTctgattaaaaacaaagaaaagagaaatcACTTTCTATTTAACTAGTGATGACTAAAGTACCTGACATATAACAAATGTGTTGAATATCATTGTATTTTTCACTTTGGTGGCGTGGTCTCTGGTATCATTTTTCAGTAAACTCCCTCCTTGAAAATTGATGACAAGCAGGGTAATAATTTGGTACAGAACCTGAAAGTTCCAAGCCACATTTACAGTaaaaaaattatcacaaagacaATGGTAATAGTTTTGGTTGCTTTAGTTCAAGAAAAGAACATGTACCTGTATCAACAGTCTCTTCCACCGAATATATTTTGTAAGAGGTTGTCTGTAAAATATTGCACCAGAAGCGCGTTACTACAACCATCACAGAATTTGGATTTATTGACTATTGAGCTCAAAATTCAAGAGATAAGggtctagttttttttttttgagaagaagggTCTAGTTTAAGCAACCATATTGAAAGCAAGAGCATAATATAACTATATCAGCGAAAAGCAAAAGTGAAGAGACTAGAAAAATAATCATCAAAACTAATTAGTTTATTACTTCTTTGAGCATGAGGCAGATTATGATTTTTCGACCGGGGTTTGCTACCATTATATCTGACTGATTTTTTGCAAGGACAATCACTGAATGGAGAATTGTAAAGTTATAAAAATAGACGgttggacttttttttttttacaatgtAGAATTGTAAAGTTAGacacacacacaaagaaatCTTACCCTTGGTCAATAGGGGGTTCGTCCATCAGGCGTTCAGCCGGATATTCAGTAGCCAGTACTAGTGGTCCAAGACCAAATATGATAACATTCACCCACACAAACTGTGCAAAGGACAAGCAAAACAAATTAACACATCAACATCCTTAGGTGCATCAATGGAGAGATATAAAACAGAAAGTGcaagaaacagagagaaaacCTCCACAGCATTGAGCGGAATGTGACCATAGTAAACTGCCGCCAAGCAGTTTATAGTTACTGCTACAATATTGGCTGTCAGTTGCTGCTGCATAACTCTCAGAACCTTTTCATGCATAGATCGTCCCCATCTGAAACCCTGAAGAATTTTAATGTCATTGATGAATCAGCAATTTAAAGTAATAAAAAGAAGATCCAACATCCAGGGACATAATAAACATGTTTGGAAGTAGGATTCGCTACACTGAATTTTATTTCTCACCATATTCAGTCATCAAGTTTTGTAGCTAAATTGTAGGGGTTGTCTATAGTACTtagatgtttatcatacactcatttacatctaattgaaccaaatttacaacattgacaacaaagttatcatatttgttttacacatttacatatataattgaaccaagttACCACATCGAtaacaatttgttcataaacttgtaaaaatattgtaggtggagtaattacctcaaatagaactaaaattacccaaaaaataactctatttaccaCACTGACAACAACagtaaatgagtgtatcacaTACATACAGGTACCGTAGAATTTCTCTTAAATTGTATTGCAATATTTCATTTATCATATATGGGCTTACTCTGGAGTCTGGACCTCATTTGACTATTATAACAACTATATACTCTCATATTTACTGGAATATTATTTGGTACAGAAAATTCAGTTAAAACCGAGTACTATTGTATAAACTATTTTTCAAGCCAGCAAGACTTTCGCAGGAATTATTTTCTGCTGATCACGACCTGACAACTGTCCATCAAGAACTCACCATTTTTTTTCTCCCAGAAAGTATCTAGAAGGGAAAATAAAAATCCCCCACTGaacaaatttcaattcaatCATTCCCTCACGAATTTTGCATGTGGAGATTCATATGAGCACATAATAGTGAAGAAAAGGAAGATAAGAAAGCAACAGCATAAACAAACCTTGGCTACAGTAGCGAAATTTCCATCCAAGATTATGATATCTGAACTCTCAACAACAACTTCAGTCGCTTGTTCACCCATAGCAAGACCAATGTCGGCCTAAATGTGAAAGAAATAGATATAACATATAAGAAACACCATCACGCATCACATGTCAGAATATAAATCTACTGTTGACTCACATCCCAACTTTATAGAAATGTAGTAAATCAACAAATTAACTCTATCATGGTGACAAGCAGGATTATATATAGCTGTcaaaataaataacaagaaaaaagcaaaaagaaaaggCCAAATACACCCTGTGCTCGAATTGCAACAGTTTGACAGCTACATGAGCAATTGACAAATGACAACGCTAAAACATCCGGGCCTTAATCGAATGAGCGACAAAAACTCCACGGGTCATTTTcataattaagaaaaaagaatatataGCAAATAAGAAAATGCTCTCGAACCTCTTGTAGTGCACGAGCATCATTACTGACAGATCCAGTGACAGCAACAACCTTTCCTCTTTTCCGCAGTGCTCGCACAAGCAAAAGTTTGTCATCGGGGGTAGACCGTGGCATTACCTACACATGTATATATTGAATGATATATATTCAACACAAATTTCATAATACTTTAATTCTTAATATCATCAATAAGTAATACAGTTATGAAGAATAGATATGAGATTCTCAACATACCAAAATCTTCTCTGCTAATTCATCTCTCTGACAAGGTTCTGATAGTCGGAACACTTCTCCTTCAACAATTACCTCACTAGCATCTGACCCATCAGAAGCAAGTATGCCACATTCCATAGCAATTGCTTTTGCAGTTTGAGGATCGTCATGCGTAACAAGGCGTACCTATATATGGCTCATGATGTGGGAAATTTCTTCAGATTCAAATCATATTGAATTGAAAATTATCAAACCCAAGCGCTCATGTAtctgttttacaactttagtgttttttttttcaatttttttttttttttagaaatcaCAATTATTTGTAACCATATGATATCCTCATGATACTTAAACATAGTTCAATTAAAACAACACATGCTTCAGtcgctaaaaataaaacaacacaTGCTGAGGAAAGAAAAAAGCCTAAACGAATTATACAATGGTTCCAAAACGAATTCATTTTCAGATAACATTGAAAATTAAATCAACTTTCAGTTttcaagagagagaaagagataaaaatccAAATGACAAAGGTGCTGCACAAACAACTAAGTAGAGACCTTAAGGAATTTGTCTGTTAGGGACAAAAAGAAATGGCAAATAATTGAGGCCTTCTAATGAAGACTTTTTTGTGAGACCTACTTTTTAATCACATTTCCACACAAAACAGTAGAAGCTTACTTGTACTCTGTAATAAGTTGATGTTATAAACAATAGTCAATAGTGTCTACCAAGTGTCCAAGTAGTACCTTAATGCCAGCTCTTTGCATTTCCGTGATCCCCGCTTGAACATCATCCTGCAATATGTTGTCTACATAAGCTAAACTAATACagtaatataattttttttttttaaaaaggaaataaACTCCAACCTCCACCACACAAAAAACACTAGATGTTAATGTAAAACATCATCCATACCTTTCTCTTCTTTGCGAAAACTATCCTCAAGGTTTTAACTTCTTGAATACTATTAAGTTTACCTTTCTTGTTGTGATTACTCGCCTATAATCATAATACGGAACTTTCAAGCGGTAATAAAAAATTACCACGTTGTCCAAAGTAATTCCAGTCATGTCACAGACAGCATCATTGCATAAGGCCATGGTTTCACATACAGCTGGCCTCCGCACCTACATTTCAAGTTCAACCAaacatatgaattttttttttttttttttggttacaaaggAGGCCAATTTGGCCTAAACacaaaaaa
Coding sequences within:
- the LOC133709241 gene encoding calcium-transporting ATPase 5, plasma membrane-type-like; this translates as MLVTGVGKFTELGRLRASADSKDTEKRKNKTHLQVLLKEVATFMGAVGFMVAAIVAYVVWIRDFFTGDSSNGSREPGSTLEEVIRISIIAVAIFVVSLPEVLPLALNISRLSSMKKMKADNILVRRPAVCETMALCNDAVCDMTGITLDNVDDVQAGITEMQRAGIKVRLVTHDDPQTAKAIAMECGILASDGSDASEVIVEGEVFRLSEPCQRDELAEKILVMPRSTPDDKLLLVRALRKRGKVVAVTGSVSNDARALQEADIGLAMGEQATEVVVESSDIIILDGNFATVAKGFRWGRSMHEKVLRVMQQQLTANIVAVTINCLAAVYYGHIPLNAVEFVWVNVIIFGLGPLVLATEYPAERLMDEPPIDQGQPLTKYIRWKRLLIQVLYQIITLLVINFQGGSLLKNDTRDHATKVKNTMIFNTFVICQISIEFEVRKTG